Below is a genomic region from Enterobacter hormaechei subsp. xiangfangensis.
CCTGCTGCTTACCGCGTTTATCGCGTGGTATGCGGCAAACACGCCTGAACTGATGATGTTTATCTTCTCCAGCAAAATCACCTTCTTTGGGCTGATTATTGCGCAACTGGCGCTGGTATTTGTGCTCTCCGGGCTGGTGCACAAGCTCAGCTCGGGTATGGCGACCACGCTGTTTATGCTCTATTCGGCGCTGACCGGGCTGACGCTTTCCAGTATTTTCATCGTTTACACCTACTCCTCCATCGCCAGCACCTTTGTGGTGACCGGCGGGATGTTCGGTGTGATGAGCCTGTACGGTTACACCACCAAACGTGACCTGAGCGGCTTCGGCAACATGCTGTTTATGGGGCTGATTGGGATTGTGCTGGCGTCGCTGGTGAACCTGTGGCTGAAAAGTGACGCGCTGATGTGGGCGGTGACCTATATCGGGGTGGTGATCTTCGTGGGCTTAACCGCCTACGACACCCAGAAGCTGAAAAACATCGGTGAACAAATTGATGTTCGTGACAGTTCAAACCTGCGCAAATACTCGATTCTGGGCGCGTTGACGCTTTATCTGGACTTCATCAACCTGTTCCTGATGCTGCTGCGTATCTTCGGCAACCGTCGTTAGTGAGGGTGGCGCTGTCTGATGCCCTCACCCTGACCCTCTCCCACAGGGAGAGGGAACAAACCCTAAAAACGGCAACGAAGTTGCCGTTTTGCTTTTATTTTGCCATCGCCTTCTCGTTCTTCGCGCGCAGCTTCTTCGCCCGACTCTCCAGCACCAGATAACAGACCGTTGCCAGCGCCAGCGGCAGGAAGTAGTAGATCATGCGGTACGCGAGCAGGGCGGCGATAATCGTCCCGTGAGACACATGCTCCCCCGCAAGCAGCGCGATAAACACCGCTTCCAGTACGCCAATACCCGCCGGAATATGCACAATCACCCCGGCAATACTGCTTACCAGCAACACGCCCAGCACGAAGAAGTAATTCACATCTTCGCCAATTAACAGCCAGATAATGGCCCCCATCGCCATCCAGTTGGCGCTGGAAACCACCATTTGCAGGACGGCAAACTTCCATGACGGCAGCACCAGCTTCTGGCCTTTAATGGTCATGTGACGACGTTTGGCAAAGGCGCAGGCCCACAGGTAGGCCGCGATGATCAGCAGCAGTACGATGCCCAGAATGCGCAGAGTGGCCTCATCGATGTACCAGTGCGCAGGCAGCTGCACCACGCCGATGGTGAAAATCACCCCGCCCAGCAGAATATACCCCAGCCAGTTGGTGGTGATGCTTAAGGAGAAAATACGCGTAATGGTGCCGCCCGGTAAGCCAAGGCGGGAGTACAGGCGATAGCGCATACCAATCCCGCCCACCCAGGTGCTCAGCGTCAGGTTAAAGGCGTAGCAGATGAATGACACCAGCATAACCTGCCGTTTGGCAAGCTTATGCCCGCAGTAGGCGCGTCCCAGCAGGTCATAGCAGCCGTACATCAGGTAGCTCACAATCACCAGCCCAACGGCACCCAGCAGGACTGTCCGGTTGTAGTTGCGAATAACTTTCCACACCTCTTCCCAGTCCACCTTCTGGGCATACACCACCAGCAGGACCGCGACGGCAATAAAGAACAGCCAGGTCAGGATTTTTTTCGCCAGCCGCCAGCGAGGATGAGATTTCGACATCAGGTTTTCCCTCCATCTTCCGCCTCTACGCGGTCCTGGGTTTCCATTTCGGGTTGCACAGGCGGATCCACCAGCGCCAGTTTCGGCGTATGCGCGGGCAGCCAGCCCACCATGGCCGGGAAGTGGCGCAGGAAGTGGAACACCACCACGCCGATGCCCACGTTCCACCAGCTGCGTTTCGGCACCATGGACTCATCCACACGCACGCAGTCTTTATTAATAAGACCCTGAAGGTTATCGCGCAGGGTGTGATTAAACTGGCGATCGTGGATGATGAGGTTCGCTTCCAGATTAAGCGATAAGCTCAGCGGATCAAGGTTGCTGGAGCCGACGGTCGCCCAGTGGTCATCCATCACGGCGACTTTGCCGTGCAGCGGGCGGCGGCGATATTCATAGATCTGCACGCCGCTTTTGACCAGATAGCGATAGAGCAGACGCGCGCCCACCTTCACAATCGGCATATCGGGCTCCCCCTGCACGATAAGCTTCACGCTCACACCGCGTCGGGCCGCGTTGCGCATGGCATGCAAAATCCGGTA
It encodes:
- a CDS encoding Bax inhibitor-1 family protein, with product MDRFPRSDSIVQQTRSGLQTYMAQVYGWMTVGLLLTAFIAWYAANTPELMMFIFSSKITFFGLIIAQLALVFVLSGLVHKLSSGMATTLFMLYSALTGLTLSSIFIVYTYSSIASTFVVTGGMFGVMSLYGYTTKRDLSGFGNMLFMGLIGIVLASLVNLWLKSDALMWAVTYIGVVIFVGLTAYDTQKLKNIGEQIDVRDSSNLRKYSILGALTLYLDFINLFLMLLRIFGNRR
- a CDS encoding lysylphosphatidylglycerol synthase domain-containing protein, with translation MSKSHPRWRLAKKILTWLFFIAVAVLLVVYAQKVDWEEVWKVIRNYNRTVLLGAVGLVIVSYLMYGCYDLLGRAYCGHKLAKRQVMLVSFICYAFNLTLSTWVGGIGMRYRLYSRLGLPGGTITRIFSLSITTNWLGYILLGGVIFTIGVVQLPAHWYIDEATLRILGIVLLLIIAAYLWACAFAKRRHMTIKGQKLVLPSWKFAVLQMVVSSANWMAMGAIIWLLIGEDVNYFFVLGVLLVSSIAGVIVHIPAGIGVLEAVFIALLAGEHVSHGTIIAALLAYRMIYYFLPLALATVCYLVLESRAKKLRAKNEKAMAK